In Mycobacteriales bacterium, the genomic stretch CTGGTTCAACTTCCGCAGGCTCCACGGGGAGATCGGGCTCGTCCCGCCAGTCGAGTACGAAACCACCCACCGAAGCAACACCCTCACCGGAGCAACCGCTCAGGGTGAGTTGGAAGCCTCCATCAAACCCGGTACTTGACAGGCTGCCGGGCCGGCCAAGGTCGCCGACATGCGACGCCGCTCCAACCCGCTCGCCCGGTTCAACACAAAGTTCGGCCTGCTGATCACGGTCGCGGTCGGCAGCATGTGGTGCGCCTACCTGTTCACCCTGATCGCCCTGGTCAGCCTGCCGGCGGCGCTCAAGACCCACGACAAGATCGTCATCGTGTCCTGGATCGCGCAGACGTTCCTCCAACTCGTCCTGCTGCCGATCATCATCGTCGGTCAGAACGTGCAGGCGGCCGCGTCGGACAAGCGTGCCGAGGACACCTACAACGACGCCGACGCGGTGCTGCACACCGCGCTGGAGATCCAGAAGCATCTGGAGGCGCAGGACGCGGCGCTGATGGCGCTCGCCGAGAAGGCCGGCGTCACCCTCGCCCCCTACACGCCGCCGTCGCCGGCATAGCCGGGCTCAGGCGGGCTTAGCCGGGCTCAGCTGGGCTCAGGCGTCGCGGCGGTTCAGCAGGTAGGCACCGAGCAGCAGCGTGAGCGCGGCCCAGCCGCAGAACACCGCGAACCCGGTCCACGGCGCCAGCCCGTCGGCACCGAAGCCGTGCGTGCGGGGGTGGGTGGCGAACATCGCCATCCCGGCGTCGCTCGGGAGGAACTTGCTGACGTCGACGTCCCACGGACTCGGCAGCGCGGCGGCGACGCCGGGCAGCACGAGCAGCATCCCGAACAGCGCCGCGATCGCGCCGGCGGTGTGCCGGATCATCGTGCCGAGCCCGAGGGCGAACAGGCCCAGCACGGTCAGGTAGAGCACGCCGCCGATGACCGCGCGGAACACCCCGGGATCGCCGAGGGTGACCCCCGCCTGCTTCGTGTGGAAGATCGCCTGGCCGATGAAGAAGGCCGGGAACACCGCGAGCGCGGCGACGACGAAGCTCACCGCGGCGAACACGATCGCCTTCGCGACGAGCACCGCGGTGCGCTGCGGAACGGCGGCGAAGGTGCTGCGGATCATCCCGGTGCTGAATTCGGCGGTTATCACGAGCACGCCGAGCACGCCGAACGCGAGCTGGGCGAGCAGCACGCCGGACAGGCTCCGCCGGGCCGCGTCGAAGCCGAACGCGACCTCGTCCCAGTGGCTGACCGTGGCGAACGAGATCAGGCTGCCGACGACGACGGTGACGAACACGGCGGCGACGAGCGACCAGTAGGTCGAGCGGACCGTGCGCAGCTTGGTCAGCTCAGAGCGCAGCACCAGCCCGAAGGCGGTGCGCTGCCGCTCGGGAGCCTCGACGTAGCTGGCGGCAACCATGTTCAGGCCTCCTGGCCGACGGGCGCCCCGGCGGGCGCCCCGGCGTGGAAGTCGACGGCGTCCTGGGTGAGCTCCATGAATGCGGCCTCCAGCGAGGCCTCCTGGAGCAGCAGCTCGTGCACGGTCAGCCCGTTTCGAGCGGCGATGTCGCCGACCCCGGCGCAGTCCAGGCCGATCACCTGAAGTGCGCCGTCGGGCATCACGGTCGCGTTCGCTCCGGCGGCCGCCAGGGCCGCGGTCAGCTCGGCGGCCTGCGGCGAGCGGACCCGCACGTAGTTCTGCCCGCTGGAGCGGATGAACTCCTCGACCGCGGCGCTGGCGATCAGCCGGCCGCGGCCGACGACGACTAGGTGGTCGGCGGTGACCGCCATCTCGCTCATCAGGTGGCTCGAGACAAAAACGGCCCGACCCTCCGCGGCCAACCCCTTGAGCAGGTTGCGGACCCAGCGGATCCCCTCCGGGTCGAGCCCGTTGATCGGCTCGTCGAACATCAGGATGCCGGGGTTGCCGAGCAGGGCGGCAGCGATCCCGAGCCGCTGCCCCATCCCGAGCGAGTAGCCGCCGACCCGCTTGCCGGCGACCTGGGACAACCCGACGAGCTCGAGCACCTCGCCGATCCGGCTGCGCGGGATGCCGTTGCTCTGGGCCAGGCAGAGCAGGTGGTTGTAGGCGCTGCGCCCGCCGTGGATCGCCCGGGCCTCGAGCAGCGCGCCGACCTCGTGCAGCGGAT encodes the following:
- a CDS encoding ATP-binding cassette domain-containing protein, yielding MKIEARGLTKRYGTTIAVDDLSFDVLPGRVTGFLGPNGAGKSTTMRLVLGLDEPNAGTVTVNGKPYREHRHPLHEVGALLEARAIHGGRSAYNHLLCLAQSNGIPRSRIGEVLELVGLSQVAGKRVGGYSLGMGQRLGIAAALLGNPGILMFDEPINGLDPEGIRWVRNLLKGLAAEGRAVFVSSHLMSEMAVTADHLVVVGRGRLIASAAVEEFIRSSGQNYVRVRSPQAAELTAALAAAGANATVMPDGALQVIGLDCAGVGDIAARNGLTVHELLLQEASLEAAFMELTQDAVDFHAGAPAGAPVGQEA